A region of uncultured Desulfobacter sp. DNA encodes the following proteins:
- a CDS encoding (Fe-S)-binding protein — MSELNELAQSLKEIENQLTDCMKCGLCQAVCPVFRQTGDEGDVARGKIFLLERLAEQMLLDAKGAKTRIEKCLMCGTCAANCPSGVKILEIFLKARAALTEYIGLSPVKKLIFRGMLKHPERMDAVIQTASRLQNLGTSQADAQQGTRCSKLLSGVIGNRHFLPLAKIPFHNTCPSLNTRAGKSGLKVALFPGCVTDKMNPEIGQAVLKVLKHHGVGVFMPQGQACCGIPALASGDRKTFDTLVAHNTALFAEQSFDYLITPCATCTATIKEIWPMMARQGRIARSRATQWAPKTMDISQFLVDLVGVTPAGDCDSSKGIAVTYHDPCHLAKSLKVKSQPRDLIRANAGCRFVEMAGADTCCGNGGSFNLQNYDLSRDIGMEKRQNILASQAAVVATSCPACMMQMRDVLSQNKDEVTVRHVIEIYADALEN, encoded by the coding sequence ATGTCAGAATTAAATGAACTGGCCCAAAGCCTTAAAGAGATTGAAAATCAGCTCACGGACTGTATGAAGTGCGGCCTGTGCCAGGCGGTCTGCCCGGTTTTCAGGCAGACCGGAGATGAGGGGGATGTGGCCCGGGGCAAAATTTTTCTTCTGGAGCGCCTGGCCGAGCAGATGCTCCTGGATGCCAAAGGGGCCAAGACCAGGATTGAAAAATGCCTGATGTGCGGCACCTGTGCGGCCAATTGCCCTTCGGGGGTGAAGATTCTGGAAATTTTTCTTAAAGCCAGGGCCGCACTCACCGAATATATTGGGCTCTCGCCGGTGAAAAAACTGATTTTCAGGGGCATGCTCAAACATCCGGAACGCATGGATGCCGTGATTCAAACTGCATCCCGGCTCCAGAATCTTGGTACCTCACAAGCCGATGCCCAACAGGGGACCCGATGTTCCAAGCTTCTGTCCGGGGTGATCGGCAACCGGCATTTCCTTCCCCTGGCCAAAATCCCGTTTCATAACACCTGCCCTTCTTTGAATACCCGGGCCGGAAAATCAGGACTTAAAGTCGCCCTTTTCCCGGGATGCGTTACAGATAAGATGAACCCGGAAATCGGCCAGGCTGTGCTCAAGGTGCTCAAGCACCACGGTGTGGGGGTGTTTATGCCACAAGGCCAGGCATGCTGCGGGATTCCCGCCCTGGCATCAGGGGATCGCAAAACCTTTGACACCCTTGTGGCGCACAATACCGCTTTGTTTGCAGAACAATCCTTTGATTATCTGATTACCCCCTGTGCCACCTGTACGGCCACCATCAAGGAGATCTGGCCCATGATGGCCCGGCAGGGGCGCATTGCCCGGTCCAGAGCCACCCAATGGGCACCCAAAACCATGGACATCAGCCAGTTCCTGGTGGATCTGGTCGGCGTGACACCGGCGGGTGATTGCGACAGCAGCAAAGGCATCGCCGTGACCTACCACGATCCCTGCCATCTGGCCAAATCCCTGAAGGTGAAAAGCCAGCCCCGGGATTTGATCCGGGCCAATGCGGGATGCCGCTTTGTGGAGATGGCCGGTGCGGATACCTGTTGCGGCAACGGGGGCAGTTTTAACCTGCAGAACTATGATCTGTCCAGGGACATCGGTATGGAGAAAAGGCAAAATATCCTGGCCAGCCAGGCAGCCGTCGTGGCCACCTCCTGCCCTGCATGCATGATGCAGATGCGGGATGTGCTTTCCCAGAACAAGGATGAGGTAACGGTCAGGCATGTGATTGAAATCTATGCCGACGCCCTTGAAAATTAG
- a CDS encoding FAD-linked oxidase C-terminal domain-containing protein, with protein MNLPSSLISEFQQICGENAVMTSEVDRQNYSYDAAVLEPTVPAAVVRPNSKEAIGRILALCNDSGTPVTVRGAGTNLSGGTIPRKNGIVLLTNRMNRIIELNETDMYVRVEPGVVTANLAAQVAAKGLFYPPDPGSQAVSTIGGNVAENAGGLRGFKYGVTKDYVMSVEFFDAMGRKVVSGSKTVKCVTGYNLAGLMTGSEGTLGVFSEITLKLIPPPAASRAMMAVYDSVEGATQTVAAIIAAKIVPCTLELMDNFTINAVEDFSKVGLPRDAKALLLIEVDGHPAQVAEDGEKVEQICRQEGARAIQVAKNEAEKDKVWEARRAALSALARLKPTLVLEDATVPRSKIPAMVSAVEKLARKYDIPIGTFGHAGDGNLHPTLLTDRRDAAHWERVEHCVADLFDAALSLGGTLSGEHGIGIAKAGFMKNEVGQSSIDFCRTMKASIDPNNILNPGKIIGQ; from the coding sequence GTGAATTTACCTTCATCTTTAATCAGCGAATTTCAACAGATCTGCGGCGAAAACGCCGTGATGACCTCTGAGGTTGATCGCCAGAATTATTCATACGATGCTGCGGTCCTGGAACCCACGGTCCCTGCAGCCGTGGTCCGTCCCAACAGCAAAGAGGCCATTGGACGGATTCTTGCCCTGTGCAACGACAGCGGCACCCCTGTCACTGTCCGGGGGGCCGGTACCAACCTGTCCGGGGGCACCATCCCCCGGAAAAACGGAATTGTGCTGCTCACCAACCGGATGAACCGGATCATTGAGTTGAACGAAACCGACATGTATGTCCGTGTGGAGCCTGGCGTGGTTACGGCCAATCTGGCGGCCCAGGTGGCGGCCAAGGGGCTGTTTTACCCCCCGGACCCCGGCAGCCAGGCCGTCTCCACCATTGGGGGCAATGTGGCGGAAAACGCAGGCGGTCTGCGGGGGTTTAAATACGGGGTGACCAAGGATTATGTGATGTCCGTGGAGTTCTTTGATGCCATGGGCCGTAAGGTTGTTTCCGGATCCAAAACCGTGAAATGCGTCACCGGATATAACCTGGCCGGGTTGATGACGGGGTCCGAAGGCACCCTGGGTGTGTTCAGCGAGATCACGCTCAAGCTGATCCCGCCGCCCGCGGCCTCCAGGGCCATGATGGCGGTGTATGACAGTGTGGAGGGTGCCACACAGACGGTTGCCGCCATTATTGCGGCGAAAATCGTGCCCTGCACTCTGGAACTTATGGATAATTTCACCATCAATGCCGTGGAGGATTTCTCAAAAGTGGGACTGCCCCGGGATGCCAAAGCCTTGTTACTCATTGAAGTGGACGGGCACCCGGCCCAGGTGGCCGAGGACGGCGAAAAGGTGGAGCAGATTTGCAGACAGGAAGGGGCCAGAGCCATACAGGTGGCCAAAAATGAGGCGGAAAAGGACAAGGTATGGGAGGCCAGACGAGCCGCCTTGTCCGCCCTTGCCCGGCTGAAACCCACCCTGGTGCTCGAGGACGCCACCGTGCCCAGGAGTAAAATTCCGGCCATGGTCAGTGCTGTGGAAAAACTGGCCCGGAAATATGATATTCCCATCGGCACCTTTGGCCATGCCGGGGACGGCAACCTTCATCCCACGCTGTTGACGGACAGACGGGATGCGGCCCATTGGGAACGGGTGGAACATTGTGTGGCGGATCTGTTTGACGCGGCCCTCTCTTTGGGGGGGACTCTTTCCGGGGAACACGGCATCGGCATTGCCAAGGCCGGATTCATGAAAAATGAAGTGGGGCAGTCTTCCATTGACTTTTGCCGTACCATGAAGGCCTCCATTGACCCGAACAACATCCTGAACCCCGGAAAAATCATAGGACAATAA
- a CDS encoding L-lactate permease: MSLSLSAFIAFIPIALVLIFMVGLRWPATRAMPLAWLICALIGATLWKMPPGLVAASTLSGFGSAINVLIIVFGAILILYTLRESGAMETISYGFTTISPDRRVQTIIIAFLFGAFIEGSAGFGTPAAIAAPLLLGLGFPALAAVCLCLMFNSIPVTFGAVGTPIWFGLKNLKPAVESAIAQGAPVASFDAFMYQVGTYSALIHAVAAILLPLFAVCFLTRFFGKDKSWSQGLGVWKFTVFAGVCYAIPYLFTAFVFGVEFPSLLGGLIGLGLVITGARLKLFLPENTWEFADRAHWEKQWIGDIEPGSNNLRPKMSQFAAWTPYILIALLLVLTRLSFLPFKGWVTSFVISFPKILGWETVNFSMKPLYLPGVVPFMLVAILTIFIHRIPGSKVVLAWKDAIVKMKNPTIAMLFAVAMVEILKQSGHGTAGYASMPLTMAEFVAGLCGSLWPMVASYVGALGAFITGSCTVSNLLFADFQYGVATTTGASHIIIVALQAVGAAMGNMICVHNVVAASATVGLAGMEGTILRRTMIPCLLYGVVAGIMGMLFIYILFPGTF; the protein is encoded by the coding sequence TTGTCTCTTAGCTTATCAGCATTTATTGCGTTTATCCCCATTGCCCTGGTCTTAATCTTCATGGTCGGTTTAAGGTGGCCAGCCACCCGGGCCATGCCCCTTGCATGGCTGATCTGCGCCCTCATCGGTGCAACCCTTTGGAAAATGCCCCCAGGTCTTGTGGCCGCCTCCACCCTGAGCGGGTTTGGCAGCGCCATCAACGTGCTGATCATCGTGTTCGGGGCCATTCTTATTCTTTATACCCTCAGGGAGAGCGGGGCCATGGAGACCATCTCCTACGGCTTTACCACCATCTCCCCGGACCGCCGGGTCCAGACCATTATCATAGCCTTTCTGTTTGGTGCCTTCATCGAAGGCTCGGCAGGGTTTGGCACACCCGCCGCCATTGCCGCACCACTGCTGCTGGGCCTTGGATTCCCCGCACTGGCTGCCGTGTGCCTGTGCCTTATGTTCAACTCCATTCCCGTCACCTTCGGAGCAGTGGGTACCCCCATCTGGTTCGGGTTGAAAAATCTTAAGCCTGCCGTGGAGTCAGCCATTGCCCAGGGCGCGCCCGTGGCTTCGTTTGATGCATTCATGTACCAGGTGGGCACCTATTCAGCCTTGATTCATGCCGTGGCCGCCATACTGCTTCCTTTGTTTGCGGTCTGTTTTCTCACCCGTTTTTTTGGAAAAGACAAGTCCTGGTCCCAGGGTTTGGGCGTGTGGAAGTTTACCGTATTTGCCGGGGTGTGTTATGCCATACCTTATCTGTTCACAGCTTTCGTATTTGGTGTTGAATTTCCTTCCCTGCTTGGCGGGCTCATCGGTCTGGGACTTGTGATCACAGGAGCCCGGCTCAAGCTGTTTCTGCCCGAAAATACCTGGGAGTTTGCAGACCGGGCCCATTGGGAAAAGCAGTGGATTGGGGATATTGAACCGGGTTCCAATAACCTGAGGCCTAAGATGAGCCAGTTCGCCGCCTGGACGCCCTATATCCTCATTGCTCTGCTGCTGGTGCTCACCCGGCTCTCCTTTCTGCCCTTCAAGGGATGGGTTACATCCTTTGTGATCTCTTTTCCCAAAATTCTGGGTTGGGAAACTGTTAATTTTTCCATGAAACCCTTGTACCTGCCCGGGGTGGTGCCCTTTATGCTGGTGGCGATTTTGACCATATTCATCCACAGGATTCCCGGGTCCAAGGTGGTTCTGGCTTGGAAGGATGCCATCGTGAAGATGAAAAACCCCACCATTGCCATGCTCTTTGCCGTGGCCATGGTGGAGATTCTTAAACAATCGGGGCACGGCACCGCAGGCTATGCATCCATGCCGCTGACCATGGCCGAATTTGTGGCCGGACTCTGCGGATCGCTGTGGCCCATGGTGGCTTCCTATGTGGGGGCACTGGGCGCATTTATCACCGGTTCGTGTACGGTTTCCAATCTGCTGTTTGCCGATTTTCAGTATGGCGTGGCCACCACCACAGGCGCCAGCCATATCATTATTGTAGCCCTTCAGGCGGTGGGGGCTGCCATGGGCAATATGATCTGTGTACACAACGTGGTGGCGGCATCCGCCACCGTGGGCCTTGCAGGCATGGAAGGCACCATCCTGCGCCGCACCATGATCCCCTGTCTGCTCTACGGCGTTGTGGCCGGCATCATGGGCATGCTTTTTATTTATATCCTGTTTCCAGGGACTTTTTAG
- the cbiE gene encoding precorrin-6y C5,15-methyltransferase (decarboxylating) subunit CbiE, producing MHEPVHVIGLGLGPTDLTASHLALIERASVLVGGKRHLSYFENVKAIKKEISSPVSGVLDFIQENMGGGLVVVLASGDPLFFGIGKTLIQRFGQDLVIIHPNVTSMAAAFARLKLPWQDAAWVSLHGRDNMPALVKAMDGKDLLCVLTDPRNDPWVVKKQVDIHDHTWQMWVLQNLGAPEEEILAVDEHTDTQKVFSRPNVVVLQKGGPAALPGPLRLGTPDTWFVHEKGLITKAPVRVLSLAALALMPDNILWDLGAGSGSVGIEASLFLPRGYVYAVEKNQSRVEQIKANVERFKVKNLSVIMAELPDGMDNLPGPDRVFVGGSGKNIDQVLAVAADVLNPRGRIVINTVLMETLNLAVSVLEEKGFDVSLTQAQISKSRNMPWGRRMEALNPVWIIAAEKRKCM from the coding sequence ATGCATGAACCGGTTCACGTGATCGGTCTGGGCCTTGGCCCCACGGATCTTACCGCATCCCACCTGGCTCTGATCGAAAGAGCCTCCGTTCTGGTGGGGGGCAAACGGCATCTGTCATATTTTGAGAATGTAAAGGCCATAAAAAAAGAGATCTCAAGTCCTGTGTCCGGGGTGTTGGATTTCATCCAGGAGAATATGGGCGGCGGGCTTGTGGTGGTTCTGGCTTCGGGGGATCCACTATTTTTCGGCATTGGCAAGACATTGATCCAACGTTTCGGGCAGGATCTGGTCATCATCCATCCCAATGTCACCAGCATGGCCGCCGCTTTTGCCAGGCTGAAACTGCCCTGGCAGGATGCCGCCTGGGTGAGTCTGCATGGCCGGGACAATATGCCGGCCCTGGTAAAGGCCATGGATGGCAAAGATCTGCTGTGCGTGCTTACAGATCCCAGAAATGATCCCTGGGTAGTTAAAAAACAGGTGGATATCCATGATCATACCTGGCAGATGTGGGTGTTGCAGAACCTGGGTGCCCCGGAAGAAGAAATTCTGGCCGTGGATGAACACACAGATACCCAAAAGGTCTTTTCCCGGCCCAATGTGGTGGTGCTTCAAAAAGGTGGGCCCGCAGCCCTGCCGGGACCATTGCGTTTGGGGACCCCGGACACCTGGTTTGTTCATGAAAAGGGCCTGATAACCAAGGCGCCGGTTCGTGTGCTCTCTTTGGCGGCCCTGGCGCTTATGCCTGACAATATATTGTGGGATCTGGGGGCAGGGTCAGGATCTGTGGGGATTGAAGCCTCGTTGTTTCTGCCCCGTGGGTATGTTTATGCCGTTGAAAAAAATCAGAGCCGTGTTGAACAGATCAAAGCCAATGTTGAGCGGTTCAAGGTGAAAAACCTGTCCGTCATCATGGCCGAACTTCCCGATGGTATGGATAACCTGCCCGGGCCCGACCGGGTATTTGTGGGCGGTTCAGGCAAAAACATAGATCAGGTGCTGGCGGTGGCGGCAGATGTTTTGAACCCCCGGGGCAGAATCGTTATCAATACCGTACTGATGGAGACCCTGAACCTGGCGGTATCGGTGCTGGAAGAAAAGGGATTTGACGTGAGCCTGACCCAGGCCCAGATCAGCAAATCCCGGAATATGCCCTGGGGACGGCGCATGGAAGCGCTCAACCCCGTGTGGATCATCGCCGCAGAAAAAAGAAAATGCATGTAA
- a CDS encoding Sir2 family NAD-dependent protein deacetylase, which translates to MENIEENIRHASKALKTADALFITAGAGMGVDSGLPDFRGNSGFWKAYPPIAKMGKSFTEMANPVWFDKDPEIAWAFYGHRLNLYRETTPHDGFLKLLELGKSKKYGYFVFTSNVDGQFQKAGFDHALIEECHGSIHHLQCIRPCSHQIWDMGEKSVHVDLEVFKATGELPKCKNCGGLARPNILMFGDWNWIGARSNEQGERLNKWFQGLSDRNANLAIIEMGAGHAVPTVRLQSQRTIRGINSTLIRINPRDFDVPRGAIAIPLGAKEGIDRILC; encoded by the coding sequence ATGGAAAACATAGAAGAAAACATCAGACACGCTTCCAAAGCCCTTAAAACGGCAGACGCACTTTTTATAACCGCCGGCGCCGGTATGGGTGTCGATTCAGGATTACCTGATTTCAGAGGAAATTCAGGCTTCTGGAAAGCTTATCCGCCCATAGCAAAAATGGGCAAATCCTTTACCGAAATGGCAAACCCTGTGTGGTTTGACAAAGATCCTGAAATTGCCTGGGCTTTTTACGGGCACAGGTTGAATCTGTATCGTGAAACCACTCCCCATGACGGCTTTTTAAAATTGCTCGAATTGGGGAAATCTAAAAAATACGGATATTTCGTATTCACCTCAAATGTTGACGGGCAGTTTCAAAAAGCCGGCTTTGACCACGCCCTGATTGAAGAGTGCCATGGCTCCATCCATCATCTTCAATGCATCAGGCCGTGTTCCCACCAGATTTGGGACATGGGAGAAAAGAGCGTCCATGTTGATCTGGAGGTCTTTAAAGCGACAGGAGAGCTTCCAAAATGCAAAAACTGCGGCGGGCTGGCCCGCCCCAATATTTTAATGTTTGGGGACTGGAACTGGATAGGGGCTCGCAGCAATGAACAGGGAGAGCGTTTGAACAAATGGTTTCAAGGGCTCAGCGACCGCAATGCCAATTTAGCGATTATTGAAATGGGGGCAGGCCACGCGGTCCCCACGGTGCGATTACAGTCCCAGCGGACCATCAGAGGCATAAATTCAACTTTAATTCGCATCAATCCCAGAGATTTCGATGTGCCCAGAGGCGCCATTGCCATACCCCTCGGCGCCAAGGAAGGCATAGACAGGATTTTATGTTGA
- a CDS encoding caspase family protein, whose protein sequence is MTTDLRGCLHTTLLFPLLALIFCLGAGPVPVWADGSKPILTVDTGGHKGIINDLIVTPDNRYLISASDDKTIRVWDIRTKKEVRKILGQVGPGNEGKIFAIALSPDGRWLAAGGYFLPDDAIRIYNFETGALHQVLKGHTNVVYDLAFSPDGTLLVSGSADKSVKLWQVNNHFSLKETLTGHKNDVYAVAVLEDNTIVSAGYDEQVIMWKKGKKVNAYRHSHDLKYIAISNKWIAVSGNRNDDKKILIFDHQLKLHKAITSPTTPNGLAFSRDGRQLVAGTGSSPYVSIIYDAEQGFTELSRFQGHDNLVMAVAFLSDNTAVTAGGANNDIFFWKQGKKLGQISGAGKRIWAVGLDNSGLHWGTTWKTSVKKHANPLTQRFDLTSFTLGNSGGTPARISTTSGAWTLSHSGGGDYGYADATLVISKNGQEQARITRDSTDGLGHNAYGFLPEGTIVSGGSNGFLATYDKKGNKLAQFMGHTGEIWSIAVLGDRLLSGGDDQTLMLWDLGALKRGEKEIYPILSLFAGDDGEWVAWSKSGYYTSSASGDKYVGFHVNGGPEHEAQFYPASRFQASLYRPDIIKALIETGNEEEAVALAARSRKTQKVEAADILPPLIELVRPDTTRKEVPGDYFDLECIVKPQSAHPVTEIQILVNGRPEADTRSIAIKNTGREIRVNRRLELPLARNIITVFARTAYSSSNPLVLEINRKTQAQDIFKPSLYMLSVGVSQYADPSYNLAFADADARDTAALFKKQEGRLYREVKTRVLTNEEADRGAILDGLDWLKDETTQRDVAVIFIAGHGLNEDTSYYFLCHDADAQRLRRTAVNWRDFKDIVAGLPSKVFLLADTCHSGAIIGGGRRGVDNSMTTAVKELLAAGTGQVIMTAATGASYSMEDATWGHGAFTKAILEGLGHTGKAAADFDRNHIVTIKEIDLYVTQRVKELTRGKQKPTTIVPESVPDFAVAAGL, encoded by the coding sequence ATGACGACTGATCTGCGAGGGTGTCTGCATACCACCCTTTTGTTTCCATTACTTGCACTAATCTTCTGCCTTGGGGCCGGACCGGTACCGGTCTGGGCAGATGGCAGCAAACCCATTCTCACCGTGGATACCGGGGGGCATAAGGGCATAATTAATGATCTCATCGTCACCCCGGATAACCGATATCTTATTTCCGCCTCGGATGACAAAACCATCCGGGTCTGGGATATCAGAACGAAAAAGGAAGTCAGAAAGATCCTGGGTCAGGTGGGGCCGGGCAATGAAGGAAAGATTTTTGCCATTGCCCTCTCCCCGGACGGGCGGTGGCTGGCTGCGGGGGGGTATTTTTTGCCGGATGATGCTATCCGCATCTATAACTTCGAAACCGGAGCACTGCATCAGGTCCTCAAGGGCCATACCAATGTGGTCTATGATCTCGCCTTCAGCCCGGACGGAACCCTTCTGGTGTCCGGTTCCGCAGATAAATCAGTAAAACTGTGGCAGGTGAACAACCACTTCAGCCTGAAAGAGACCCTTACAGGCCATAAAAATGATGTTTATGCAGTGGCCGTACTTGAAGACAATACCATTGTCTCGGCAGGCTATGATGAACAGGTCATTATGTGGAAAAAGGGCAAAAAGGTGAATGCATACCGCCACAGCCATGACCTGAAATACATTGCAATCAGCAACAAATGGATCGCGGTTTCAGGCAATCGGAATGACGATAAAAAAATCCTGATCTTTGATCATCAGCTTAAGCTTCATAAGGCCATTACAAGCCCAACCACACCAAACGGTCTTGCCTTTTCCAGGGACGGCAGACAGCTTGTTGCCGGCACAGGCTCCTCTCCCTATGTTTCCATCATTTATGACGCTGAACAGGGATTTACCGAACTTAGCCGGTTCCAGGGGCATGATAACCTGGTGATGGCCGTGGCCTTTCTATCCGATAACACGGCAGTTACAGCAGGAGGGGCTAATAACGACATCTTCTTCTGGAAACAGGGAAAAAAACTTGGGCAGATTTCCGGAGCAGGGAAAAGAATCTGGGCTGTGGGGCTCGATAATAGCGGCCTGCACTGGGGCACAACCTGGAAAACATCAGTAAAAAAACATGCCAATCCCCTGACCCAGAGATTTGATCTCACCTCCTTTACCCTGGGCAATTCAGGCGGCACGCCTGCCCGCATCTCAACCACCAGCGGTGCCTGGACGCTTTCCCACTCTGGGGGCGGGGATTATGGATATGCTGATGCCACCCTTGTTATCAGTAAAAACGGACAGGAACAGGCCCGAATCACCAGGGATTCAACCGATGGTTTAGGGCATAATGCCTATGGCTTCCTCCCGGAAGGAACCATTGTTTCTGGCGGTTCGAACGGGTTTCTGGCCACCTATGACAAAAAAGGCAACAAGCTGGCCCAATTCATGGGCCATACAGGAGAGATATGGTCCATTGCCGTACTCGGAGACCGGCTGCTCTCCGGTGGAGACGATCAGACCCTGATGCTCTGGGATCTTGGGGCGCTGAAGCGGGGTGAAAAAGAGATTTACCCCATCCTAAGCCTGTTTGCAGGCGATGACGGCGAATGGGTGGCCTGGTCCAAATCAGGCTATTACACCTCCAGTGCGTCCGGGGATAAATATGTGGGGTTCCATGTCAACGGCGGGCCGGAACACGAGGCCCAATTCTATCCGGCATCCCGGTTCCAGGCAAGCCTCTACCGGCCCGATATCATCAAGGCCCTGATTGAGACAGGCAATGAAGAAGAGGCCGTGGCCCTGGCAGCCCGGTCACGGAAAACCCAAAAAGTGGAGGCCGCCGACATCCTGCCGCCGCTCATCGAACTGGTCCGGCCGGACACCACCCGCAAAGAGGTTCCAGGGGATTATTTTGATCTGGAGTGTATTGTCAAACCCCAATCCGCCCATCCTGTCACCGAGATCCAGATTCTCGTCAACGGCCGCCCCGAAGCGGACACCAGGAGTATTGCAATAAAAAACACCGGCCGGGAGATCCGGGTGAACCGGCGGCTGGAGCTGCCCCTGGCCCGGAACATCATCACTGTGTTTGCCCGCACAGCCTATTCCTCTTCCAATCCCCTGGTGCTGGAGATCAACCGGAAAACCCAGGCCCAGGATATTTTCAAACCCAGTCTGTACATGCTCAGTGTGGGGGTGTCCCAATATGCCGACCCCAGCTACAACCTGGCCTTTGCCGATGCCGATGCCCGGGACACCGCAGCCCTGTTCAAAAAACAGGAGGGCAGGCTTTACAGGGAGGTGAAAACCCGGGTGCTGACCAATGAAGAGGCCGACCGGGGCGCCATCCTTGACGGCCTTGACTGGCTCAAGGACGAAACCACCCAGCGGGATGTGGCCGTGATCTTCATTGCCGGCCACGGGCTGAACGAAGATACCAGCTACTATTTCCTCTGTCATGATGCCGATGCCCAGAGGCTGCGGCGGACCGCAGTAAACTGGCGGGACTTCAAGGATATTGTGGCAGGCCTTCCCTCCAAGGTGTTCCTTCTGGCCGACACCTGCCACTCCGGTGCCATCATCGGCGGAGGGCGAAGAGGTGTTGACAACTCCATGACCACAGCAGTCAAGGAGCTTTTAGCCGCCGGTACGGGCCAGGTGATCATGACGGCGGCCACCGGCGCCTCCTATTCCATGGAGGATGCCACCTGGGGGCACGGCGCCTTTACCAAAGCAATTCTTGAAGGCCTGGGCCACACGGGAAAGGCTGCGGCCGATTTTGACCGCAACCACATTGTCACCATCAAGGAAATTGATCTTTACGTCACCCAGCGGGTCAAGGAACTCACCCGGGGCAAACAGAAACCCACCACCATTGTGCCGGAGTCTGTACCGGATTTTGCTGTGGCTGCCGGGCTGTAA
- a CDS encoding YdgA family protein, with amino-acid sequence MKKWLLILIGLAVVCAAGLPIANGIIMEQTVKSVVENNNSKAAKAGTGLKLAILEYDRGLFDSRVKWCVENPSGFPGNDQTRLVFVTRGTHEFFSVDSQTDMKENPWYMQWVNTRLNGQDPLTIQTRFSLAGAMASTIHMNAFVIEDRGKKFDFHPLELEVSMGNGFETLKAQGLWQGASLGSEVVLGPVRFTSDLYPLTDMIWAGKNTFSLEQMKIDDGKSNPVDFSGLSVNFEISAPGDKKTMSMVTDFHVESIELGGKSLADWAGNLKLKHMDTASFDQGMVLYSNLMARTGRRFGEAGGHPGDFQEILKDEMARNTPQLMSVLAGFLKKGLGMEISGLEIDLPEGKVTGGLDLGLKKDLDPSGFFVFAMQPDQIFSFFDLDAQLSLPHALVGSGSNLTDPLFPGMETGLFIIQGDLLSLDVHIREDKLFLNGHQVVLNQ; translated from the coding sequence ATGAAAAAATGGTTGCTCATTTTAATCGGCCTGGCGGTTGTCTGTGCCGCCGGCCTGCCCATTGCCAACGGCATCATCATGGAACAAACTGTTAAATCCGTTGTTGAAAACAATAACAGCAAGGCTGCCAAGGCCGGGACAGGTCTGAAACTGGCAATCCTTGAGTATGACCGGGGCCTGTTTGATTCCCGTGTAAAGTGGTGCGTCGAAAACCCAAGCGGTTTTCCCGGAAACGATCAGACCCGGCTGGTGTTTGTAACCCGGGGAACCCACGAATTTTTCAGTGTGGATTCACAAACGGATATGAAGGAAAACCCCTGGTACATGCAGTGGGTGAACACCCGTCTGAACGGTCAGGATCCTCTGACCATCCAGACCCGGTTTTCCCTTGCCGGCGCCATGGCATCCACAATACATATGAACGCCTTTGTCATTGAAGACAGGGGGAAAAAATTTGATTTCCATCCCCTGGAGCTTGAAGTTTCCATGGGAAACGGCTTTGAAACCCTGAAGGCCCAGGGCCTGTGGCAAGGGGCATCCCTGGGCAGTGAGGTTGTGCTGGGACCGGTCCGTTTTACATCGGATCTGTATCCGCTCACCGACATGATCTGGGCCGGGAAAAATACCTTCTCACTGGAGCAGATGAAAATAGATGACGGGAAATCAAATCCCGTGGATTTTTCGGGCCTTAGCGTCAATTTTGAGATCAGCGCACCCGGCGATAAAAAAACAATGTCCATGGTCACGGATTTTCATGTGGAAAGCATTGAACTGGGCGGAAAGTCGCTGGCGGACTGGGCCGGTAACCTCAAGCTCAAACATATGGATACGGCATCCTTTGACCAGGGTATGGTCCTGTATTCAAACCTGATGGCCAGGACAGGCCGACGATTTGGAGAGGCGGGGGGGCACCCCGGTGATTTTCAGGAGATTCTCAAGGATGAAATGGCCCGGAATACGCCGCAACTCATGTCTGTGCTCGCGGGGTTCCTTAAAAAGGGGCTGGGCATGGAAATCTCCGGCCTGGAGATTGATCTGCCCGAGGGAAAGGTGACTGGCGGGCTGGATCTGGGTTTAAAAAAGGATCTGGACCCCTCCGGATTTTTTGTCTTTGCCATGCAGCCGGACCAGATTTTTTCATTTTTTGACCTGGATGCCCAGCTCAGCTTGCCCCATGCCCTTGTGGGCAGCGGGTCGAATCTGACTGACCCCCTGTTTCCGGGCATGGAAACAGGATTGTTCATTATTCAAGGAGACCTTTTATCCCTTGATGTGCACATCAGGGAGGATAAACTGTTTCTCAACGGCCACCAGGTGGTGCTGAACCAGTAG